The following coding sequences lie in one Calidithermus timidus DSM 17022 genomic window:
- a CDS encoding peptidoglycan DD-metalloendopeptidase family protein — MSPAEEESPLEALFKAAIAGAALHSPLTTLVQTSGTEVVLESPANKGWVLYTVQSGDTLSGIASRYQVDPKAIMWSSGLESIVLKPGQELRIPLTGGKPDREPRVPPGVREYTVRSGDTLQGIASRFALSELDLITANPWIPSLDRLAQGATLHIPSGQKGLLVRLSKGQTLLDLSSRFGISLLKLAKVNGISDPTEVAEGDLILIPGITARTTYDNLLAKREAERQARLEAERKAREEAARREAEARRQAQLAAQRKAQTQLRRQAAAPATVRRSNFVSEGGYTYPVKSFVITTYFGRRGAFQRYHTGVDMAAPYGTPIYAARSGQVEVAGWSAWGYGYHVIIDHGDGVETLYGHMSRFVVSAGEWVERGQLIGYVGSTGWSTGPHLHFEVRVGGTPRNPLAYLP; from the coding sequence GTGTCCCCCGCCGAGGAGGAATCGCCTTTGGAAGCGTTGTTCAAAGCTGCCATCGCTGGCGCTGCCCTGCACTCGCCCCTAACGACGCTAGTCCAAACCAGCGGGACCGAGGTGGTATTGGAGTCTCCTGCCAACAAAGGCTGGGTGCTCTACACCGTGCAAAGCGGCGACACCTTGAGCGGCATCGCCAGCCGCTACCAGGTAGACCCCAAGGCCATCATGTGGTCGAGCGGGCTCGAGAGCATCGTCTTAAAGCCAGGTCAGGAGCTTCGTATTCCCCTCACCGGCGGCAAGCCCGACCGCGAGCCCAGGGTTCCTCCGGGGGTGCGGGAATACACCGTCCGCAGTGGCGATACCCTTCAGGGGATCGCCTCGCGCTTTGCTCTGAGCGAGTTGGACCTGATCACCGCCAACCCTTGGATTCCCAGCCTAGACCGGCTGGCCCAAGGGGCCACCCTTCATATCCCCTCCGGGCAAAAGGGCCTTCTGGTGCGCCTGAGCAAAGGCCAGACCCTGCTCGACCTCTCCAGCCGCTTTGGCATCTCGCTGCTCAAGCTGGCCAAGGTCAACGGCATCAGCGATCCTACCGAGGTGGCCGAGGGCGATCTGATCTTGATCCCCGGCATCACCGCCCGCACCACCTATGACAATCTCCTCGCCAAACGCGAAGCCGAACGCCAGGCCCGCCTGGAAGCTGAGCGCAAGGCCAGGGAAGAGGCTGCCCGCCGGGAGGCTGAGGCCAGGCGCCAGGCCCAACTCGCCGCCCAGCGCAAGGCTCAGACCCAGCTTCGGCGACAGGCTGCCGCACCGGCTACGGTGCGGCGCTCCAACTTCGTGAGCGAGGGCGGCTATACCTACCCGGTCAAGAGTTTCGTCATCACCACTTACTTCGGTCGCCGCGGAGCCTTCCAGCGCTACCACACCGGCGTGGACATGGCTGCTCCCTACGGTACCCCCATCTATGCCGCCCGCAGCGGGCAGGTGGAGGTGGCGGGCTGGAGTGCGTGGGGCTACGGCTACCATGTGATCATCGACCACGGCGACGGGGTGGAGACCCTCTACGGCCACATGTCGCGTTTCGTGGTGAGCGCGGGCGAGTGGGTCGAGCGTGGCCAGCTCATCGGTTACGTGGGCTCGACGGGCTGGTCCACCGGCCCTCACCTGCACTTCGAGGTGCGCGTCGGTGGCACGCCCCGCAACCCGCTGGCCTATCTGCCCTGA